The Desulfofundulus luciae nucleotide sequence AAAAGGAAATCCTGGCGGACGCGGAAAAGCAGGTGGAAACGGTGGAAACCCAATACCGCCGGGGGTTGATCACCGAGGAGGAGCGTTACCGCAATATCATCACCATCTGGAACGAGGCCACCGACAAGGTAACCAGGGCCCTGTTGAATATCCTGGATAAATTCAATCCCGTGTACATGATGGCCAATTCCGGTGCCCGGGGTAACATCCAGCAGATTCGCCAGTTGGCCGGTATGCGGGGACTTATGGCCGACCCCTCCGGCCGGATCATCCCCGTGCCCATTAAAGCCAACTTCCGGGAAGGGCTGGCCGTGCTGGAATACTTTATTTCCACCCACGGTGCCCGCAAGGGCCTGGCCGATACCGCCCTGCGCACCGCCGACTCCGGTTACCTGACCCGGCGCCTGGTGTACGTGGCCCAGGATGTCATTGTCCGGGAAGAGGATTGCGGCACCGACGAAGGCATCCTGGTGCAGGAAATCAAGGACGGCACGGAAGTGATTGAAAAGCTGGAGGACCGCCTGGTGGGCCGGGTGGCCTTAAACGATATCGTCCACCCCGGGACCGGGGAAGTGCTGGTACGGGCGGATGAAGAAATCGACGAGGAAAAGGCCAGGGCCATCGTCAACGCCGGCATTAAAGAAGTATGGATCCGCTCGGTGATTACCTGTAAAACCCGTTACGGCGTGTGCGTGAAGTGCTACGGCCGCAACCTGGCCACCGGCCGCATGGTGGACATCGGCGAGGCCGTGGGTATTATCGCGGCCCAGTCCATTGGCGAGCCGGGCACCCAGTTGACCATGCGTACCTTCCACACCGGCGGCGTGGCCGGTGACGACATCACCCAGGGTTTGCCCAGGGTCGAAGAGCTCTTTGAAGCCCGGCGCCCCAAGGGGCAAGCGGTCATCGCCGAAGCCGATGGTGTGGTGGATGTGCGGGAGGTTAAAGGACGCCGGGAGGTGGAGATCACCACTGACAGCGGTGAAAAATACACCTACCAGATTCCCTACGGCGCCCGGCTCAAGGTCAGTGCCGGGGACCGGGTGGCCGCCGGGGATGAGCTGACCGAGGGTTCCATCAACCCCCATGACCTCTTAAAGATTAAGGGGCTGCACGGCGTCTATACCTACCTGTTGCACGAAGTGCAGCGTGTCTACCGCCTGCAAGGCGTGGATATCAACGATAAGCATATAGAAGTGATGATTCGCCAGATGCTGCGCAAGGTCAAGGTTGAGGATCCCGGGGATACGGACCTGCTTCCCGGCGGGCTGATCGATAAGTTTGAGCTGGAGGATGAAAACCGGCGGATCAGGGAACAGGGCGGCAAGGAAGCCGTGGCGCGGCCGGTGCTCCTGGGGATAACCAAGGCTTCCCTGGCCACCGATTCGTTCCTCTCGGCTGCATCCTTCCAGGAAACCACCCGGGTGTTGACCGATGCGGCCATTAAAGGCAAAGTGGACCCTCTGATGGGGTTGAAGGAGAACGTGATTATCGGCAAGCTGGTGCCGGCCGGTACAGGCATGAGCCGCTATCGCAATATCCAGTTGGTGGAAGCCAGGGGCGAAGAGCGGCAGGAAACTCCGGAACCTGTAGCTGCGGTGCCTGCTTACGAAAATATTGACAACGTTCGCGACTGATGTTAAGATATGAGAGTGTCTGGATTTCTCTGGGGGGAGAGCTCATGCCCTTGGCCCGGCTGTCCAATGCCCGCAAGAAGATGGTGGGTTCCAAGCAAACCATGAAGGCCATTAATCGGGGGCAGGCTAAAGTAGTTTACGTGGCCATGAACGCAGAACGGCATGTCATTGATCCCATTATCCAGGCCTGTCGCGCCAAAAACATACCCCTTGTTGAGGTCGATTCCATGTCTCAACTGGGCAAAGCCTGCAACATCGAAGTA carries:
- a CDS encoding L7Ae/L30e/S12e/Gadd45 family ribosomal protein, producing MPLARLSNARKKMVGSKQTMKAINRGQAKVVYVAMNAERHVIDPIIQACRAKNIPLVEVDSMSQLGKACNIEVGCASAAVIED